The following are from one region of the Pseudohongiella spirulinae genome:
- a CDS encoding Fic family protein, with protein MNISNFNAGRYEQRYEYKAFLPEHICHEWVIADPELMDLLGKADRALGELNAFSQLIPGIDFFIRTYVAKEATQSSRIEGTQTNIEDAFKDADDLKPDERDDWTDVQNYIQALRFAIESLDRLPLSVRLLKQTHAILMQGVRGEHTLPGEFRSSQNWIGVSLNHAAFVPPHHEHVPQLMGDLEKFLNAQDFFLHPLLRIGIAHYQFETIHPFLDGNGRLGRLMIALYLAAERLLHKPALYLSDYFERNKTAYVDHLMAVRHGNHLREWLVFFLFGIQETARAAARVFRAIIDLKQGIERDVLPHFGARRQGNAHTLMRHLYGQPVIDIKWAAETIGTSTNTAAALVADLVSHGVLVEITGQHRNRLYVFDAYLRLFRAETP; from the coding sequence ATGAATATCTCTAATTTCAATGCAGGGCGCTACGAGCAACGCTACGAATACAAGGCTTTTTTACCTGAACACATCTGCCATGAGTGGGTGATTGCCGACCCCGAGCTAATGGATCTGCTGGGGAAAGCCGATCGTGCGCTGGGCGAACTGAACGCCTTCAGCCAGCTGATTCCCGGCATCGACTTCTTCATCCGCACCTATGTCGCAAAAGAGGCTACCCAGTCCAGCCGGATTGAAGGCACTCAGACCAACATCGAGGATGCCTTTAAAGACGCCGATGATCTGAAGCCAGACGAGCGGGACGACTGGACCGACGTCCAGAATTACATTCAAGCTCTCAGGTTCGCCATCGAATCTCTGGACAGATTGCCGCTGTCCGTCAGGCTGCTGAAGCAAACCCATGCCATTCTGATGCAGGGCGTGCGCGGGGAACACACATTGCCGGGAGAGTTTCGCAGCAGTCAGAACTGGATTGGCGTCAGCCTGAATCACGCTGCCTTTGTGCCACCACATCACGAGCACGTGCCCCAGCTGATGGGGGATTTGGAGAAGTTTTTGAACGCACAAGACTTCTTTTTGCACCCATTGCTGCGCATTGGTATCGCTCATTACCAGTTCGAGACCATCCACCCGTTCCTGGACGGTAACGGCCGACTGGGCCGACTGATGATTGCTTTGTACCTGGCAGCCGAGAGGCTGTTGCACAAACCGGCGCTGTATTTGTCGGACTACTTCGAGCGCAACAAAACCGCCTATGTTGACCATCTGATGGCTGTACGCCACGGTAATCACCTGCGTGAATGGCTGGTGTTTTTCCTGTTCGGCATCCAGGAAACCGCGCGCGCCGCTGCCAGGGTGTTCCGCGCCATCATAGACCTGAAACAAGGAATAGAGCGAGATGTCCTTCCGCACTTTGGTGCCCGCCGCCAGGGCAATGCACACACCCTGATGCGCCACCTCTACGGCCAACCGGTTATCGACATCAAGTGGGCCGCCGAGACCATTGGCACCTCAACCAACACCGCCGCCGCCCTGGTGGCCGACCTGGTCAGCCATGGCGTGCTTGTTGAAATCACGGGTCAGCATCGCAATCGGCTGTATGTATTCGATGCCTATTTACGGCTGTTTCGGGCCGAGACACCATGA
- the dcm gene encoding DNA (cytosine-5-)-methyltransferase, which translates to MNNLESLELLQKARTVYSQREIASLLGVDARTVRRWEAKECEPPTYITDAIRQRILQFQSNRKHSDGSFKFIDLFAGIGGIRLGFERQGGHCVFTSEWNNFAQKTYLANFPETADHSFAGDITQVHVDDIPDHDVLLAGFPCQPFSIAGVSKKNALGRPHGFECATQGTLFFDVARIIAAKRPKAFLLENVKNLLSHDKGNTFQVILQTLHDELGYEVHYKVIDGQHFVPQHRERIIIVGFREGTNFSWEDLQLPKADSAPRMKNILHPQDGSESPELPYTEGTKAKVNEKYTLTPKLWDYLQAYAAKHKAAGNGFGFGLVTGDSVSRTLSARYYKDGSEILVSQGTRKRPRRLTPRECARLMGYPDSFKITVSDTQAYKQFGNSVIVPVMEEVARIMVPRIHAITKSEHEDSFQIGLAM; encoded by the coding sequence ATGAACAATCTCGAATCTCTTGAGTTACTCCAAAAAGCCCGTACAGTCTACAGTCAGAGGGAAATTGCGTCACTGTTGGGTGTGGATGCACGGACAGTGCGTCGCTGGGAAGCTAAGGAATGTGAGCCGCCAACCTACATTACGGATGCAATTCGGCAGCGCATTTTGCAATTTCAAAGCAATCGAAAACATTCTGACGGCTCATTTAAGTTTATTGATCTGTTTGCAGGCATAGGTGGTATTCGCCTCGGGTTCGAGAGGCAGGGTGGTCATTGTGTGTTTACCAGCGAATGGAATAACTTCGCTCAGAAAACCTATCTGGCTAACTTCCCCGAGACAGCTGATCACTCGTTTGCAGGGGACATCACTCAGGTCCATGTAGATGATATCCCGGATCATGACGTGCTGCTGGCAGGTTTTCCTTGTCAGCCTTTCAGCATTGCCGGGGTTTCCAAAAAAAATGCGCTGGGAAGACCGCACGGTTTTGAATGTGCAACACAAGGTACGTTGTTCTTTGACGTGGCGCGTATTATCGCCGCTAAACGTCCGAAAGCGTTCTTGCTGGAAAATGTAAAGAATCTGCTCTCTCATGATAAAGGTAATACCTTTCAGGTAATTCTTCAGACTTTACACGATGAGCTTGGCTACGAAGTTCATTACAAAGTAATTGATGGCCAGCATTTTGTTCCTCAGCATCGTGAGCGAATCATAATTGTCGGGTTTAGAGAGGGAACAAACTTTTCGTGGGAGGATCTGCAGCTACCGAAGGCGGATAGCGCTCCCCGGATGAAGAATATTCTGCATCCACAGGACGGAAGTGAATCGCCAGAACTTCCTTACACTGAAGGCACTAAAGCTAAGGTTAACGAAAAATATACGCTTACTCCGAAACTCTGGGACTATCTGCAGGCATACGCTGCAAAGCACAAGGCTGCTGGAAACGGATTTGGATTCGGCCTGGTTACAGGCGATTCGGTCTCTCGGACTTTGTCTGCAAGATATTACAAAGATGGCTCAGAGATTCTGGTTTCTCAAGGTACCAGAAAGCGCCCTCGCAGATTGACTCCAAGGGAGTGCGCGAGACTAATGGGATATCCAGATTCGTTTAAGATAACAGTTAGTGATACTCAAGCATACAAACAGTTTGGTAACAGCGTGATCGTACCTGTCATGGAGGAAGTTGCCAGAATTATGGTTCCGCGAATCCATGCCATAACCAAATCAGAACATGAAGATTCGTTTCAGATTGGACTGGCTATGTAG
- a CDS encoding ATP-binding protein, with the protein MQRSLTQQLLTWKAQPTRKPLLIDGARQTGKTYLLTSLLGQTFRRVLHIDFLESPEMAEAFSGSLTPQDVITSLELLSGQPFDPASDLLILDEIGECPRAVTALKYFAEKAPHFFVAASGSNIGLLTAFPVGKVEQYNLRPLTFHEFLMASGDAPLLTAFEQQANSAAAHTRLFDALTDYYFTGGMPEAVHTWFQLKESSILERVQTVTQIHSDLVAGYLRDFGKYAGKTDASLIEAVFRNVPAQLSAVLDDSVQRFRFKGIYERKSRYGELESAITWLEKCRLVLKNYPVEGTPRYPLAAYKKDNRFKLYLFDTGLLNHMLGMSYKAIKQQGYEYKGFVAENFVQQELVALGQDPTFAWFDARAEMEFIVADDAGRIVPIEVKSGKRTRAKSLQSYIDKCAPHKTIKLTGTQGSSMLEQHNIVAPLYYTGHVVRGLLSE; encoded by the coding sequence ATGCAGCGCTCACTGACCCAGCAACTGCTGACCTGGAAAGCACAGCCGACCCGCAAACCGCTGCTGATTGACGGCGCCCGTCAAACGGGTAAAACCTACCTGTTGACCTCCCTGCTGGGTCAGACATTCCGGCGCGTGTTGCACATCGATTTTCTGGAGTCCCCGGAGATGGCTGAGGCATTCAGCGGCTCACTGACACCGCAGGATGTAATCACCAGTCTGGAGCTGCTCAGTGGCCAGCCGTTTGACCCCGCCAGCGACCTGCTGATCCTGGATGAGATCGGTGAATGCCCGCGCGCCGTGACCGCCCTGAAATACTTCGCCGAAAAAGCGCCGCATTTCTTTGTCGCCGCCAGTGGATCCAACATCGGCCTGCTGACAGCGTTTCCGGTTGGCAAGGTCGAGCAATACAATTTGCGCCCTCTCACCTTCCACGAATTTCTGATGGCCTCTGGTGATGCCCCACTGCTGACAGCCTTCGAACAGCAAGCCAACTCCGCCGCTGCCCACACGCGCCTGTTTGACGCCCTGACTGATTACTACTTCACGGGCGGCATGCCAGAGGCCGTTCATACCTGGTTTCAACTGAAAGAATCCAGCATCCTGGAGCGGGTGCAGACCGTCACACAGATCCACAGCGATCTGGTGGCCGGCTACCTGCGCGACTTTGGCAAATACGCAGGCAAAACTGACGCCAGCCTGATTGAAGCCGTGTTTCGCAACGTGCCCGCGCAACTGTCCGCGGTACTGGACGACTCCGTGCAGCGCTTCCGCTTTAAGGGCATTTACGAGCGTAAATCTCGCTACGGCGAGCTGGAAAGTGCCATCACCTGGCTGGAGAAATGCCGTCTGGTGCTGAAGAACTATCCCGTTGAAGGCACTCCGCGCTACCCGCTGGCTGCGTACAAAAAAGACAATCGATTCAAACTCTACCTGTTTGATACTGGCCTGCTGAACCACATGCTGGGAATGAGCTACAAAGCCATCAAACAACAGGGCTACGAATACAAGGGTTTTGTGGCCGAGAATTTTGTGCAGCAGGAGCTGGTCGCGCTGGGGCAGGACCCCACCTTTGCGTGGTTTGACGCCCGCGCCGAGATGGAATTTATCGTCGCGGATGATGCCGGACGCATCGTACCGATAGAGGTCAAAAGCGGTAAACGCACACGGGCAAAGTCGCTGCAGTCCTATATCGACAAGTGCGCACCGCACAAAACCATCAAGCTAACCGGCACGCAGGGCTCGTCGATGTTGGAGCAACACAACATCGTGGCTCCGCTCTATTACACCGGGCATGTGGTGCGTGGTTTGTTGTCAGAATGA
- a CDS encoding phosphomannomutase/phosphoglucomutase, with product MTAVCIPDVMFRAYDIRGIAHQDLTTENIRIIGQAIGYLALQQGIDELLLGADGRLSSPALGQALINGILDSGCHVIDLGVIATPLLYFATHTTHCDSGVMLTASHNPADYNGIKMVRHGTCLTPEEILGIRDQAHFLASRPDKVRPPDQSRGKLQKQDIKPAYIQYIKERVSLQRPLKVVVDCGNAVPGLVAPELYRALGCEVIELYCELDGRFPNHHPDPTINANLASLIESVKTHSADLGVALDGDGDRVVMVTDQGRVIDTDRLLMLLVRDILPRYANDSPAPKVVFDVKCSNLLAGEITRLGGQPVMSRSGHSFMKQKMRDSGAVVGGEFSAHIFIKDRWFGYDDGPYTGARFLEILARSPISADQMLDTLPPSLTTPELRIAVEESEKFELMARISKLASFPQASVNCLDGVRADFKDGWGLIRASNTTPALLLRFEACNAQALQTIQQAFRQLLQQVDARLDFVA from the coding sequence ATGACGGCAGTCTGCATACCGGATGTCATGTTCCGCGCCTATGACATCCGCGGCATCGCCCACCAGGACCTGACCACTGAAAATATCCGCATTATTGGCCAGGCAATCGGATACCTGGCGTTGCAGCAGGGTATTGATGAGCTGCTGCTGGGCGCTGACGGACGTCTTTCCAGCCCGGCTCTGGGGCAGGCTCTGATCAACGGAATTCTTGATAGCGGCTGCCATGTGATCGATCTGGGCGTGATTGCTACGCCTTTGCTGTACTTTGCAACCCACACGACGCACTGCGACTCCGGTGTCATGCTGACCGCCAGCCACAATCCGGCTGATTACAACGGCATCAAGATGGTACGTCACGGAACCTGCCTGACACCTGAGGAAATTCTGGGCATACGTGACCAGGCGCATTTTCTGGCCAGCCGCCCGGATAAAGTAAGGCCACCCGATCAGTCTCGCGGCAAGCTGCAAAAGCAGGACATCAAGCCGGCCTACATCCAATACATCAAGGAGCGGGTCAGCCTGCAGCGACCACTGAAGGTGGTGGTCGACTGCGGCAATGCTGTGCCAGGCCTGGTTGCACCGGAGCTCTATCGCGCACTGGGTTGCGAAGTGATTGAGCTGTATTGTGAGCTTGACGGTCGCTTCCCTAACCACCACCCCGACCCCACCATCAATGCCAATTTGGCTAGCCTTATAGAGTCAGTAAAGACTCACTCAGCAGATCTGGGCGTGGCACTGGACGGCGACGGCGATCGAGTGGTCATGGTGACCGACCAGGGCAGGGTTATCGATACGGACCGGCTACTGATGTTGCTGGTTCGCGACATTCTGCCACGATATGCCAATGACAGTCCGGCGCCCAAAGTGGTGTTCGACGTGAAATGCAGCAACCTGCTGGCCGGTGAAATCACCCGGCTGGGTGGCCAGCCGGTCATGAGTCGCAGCGGCCACTCATTCATGAAACAAAAAATGCGCGATAGCGGCGCCGTGGTGGGCGGCGAGTTTTCGGCCCATATTTTTATCAAGGATCGCTGGTTCGGGTATGATGATGGCCCCTACACCGGTGCGCGATTTCTGGAAATCCTGGCCCGCAGCCCGATCTCCGCCGACCAGATGCTGGATACCCTGCCACCCAGTCTGACCACGCCGGAACTGCGCATAGCGGTTGAAGAATCCGAGAAGTTTGAACTGATGGCGCGCATCAGCAAACTGGCCAGCTTCCCGCAAGCAAGCGTCAACTGCCTGGACGGCGTGCGGGCCGACTTCAAAGATGGCTGGGGACTGATCCGCGCCTCCAATACCACGCCAGCGCTGCTGCTGCGCTTTGAAGCCTGCAATGCGCAAGCGCTGCAGACTATACAACAAGCCTTCCGCCAACTGCTGCAGCAGGTTGATGCCCGACTCGACTTTGTCGCCTGA
- a CDS encoding very short patch repair endonuclease: MDTLTPEKRSWNMSRIKAKNTSPERRLRTLLHRSGFRFRLHAHDLPGKPDIVLPKYRTVIFVNGCFWHRHEGCPFAYIPKSRTEFWLPKFQKTIERDLQKSRELECAGWNVIVAWECEIKSAPEQTLARVIDEMTVHHE; the protein is encoded by the coding sequence ATCGATACCCTTACGCCTGAAAAGCGAAGCTGGAATATGAGCCGCATCAAGGCCAAAAACACCAGCCCCGAGCGCCGGTTAAGGACCCTTCTGCACCGATCCGGCTTTCGCTTCCGACTTCATGCGCACGATTTACCGGGTAAGCCGGATATCGTGCTTCCCAAATACCGCACCGTCATTTTCGTAAATGGGTGTTTCTGGCACCGACATGAAGGCTGCCCATTCGCATATATCCCCAAATCCCGAACTGAATTCTGGCTTCCCAAATTTCAAAAGACCATTGAGAGAGATCTCCAGAAATCCAGGGAGTTAGAATGCGCTGGGTGGAATGTGATCGTCGCTTGGGAGTGTGAGATAAAGTCAGCACCCGAACAGACATTGGCACGAGTTATAGATGAAATGACCGTTCATCATGAATAG
- the slmA gene encoding nucleoid occlusion factor SlmA: protein MNAAVHARAERKTSRKEQILQALAHMLETGPGARITTAALAREVGVSEAALYRHFPSKARMFEGLIKFIEDTLFTRINKILQDDLTTSQRCEKILTLLVTFAEKNPGMTRLMTGDALTGETDRLRARISQLFDRLEAQLKQVLREAQIREGMKPPVSPAVLANLLLASAEGRLVQFVRSEFAHKPTEHWEEQWAYLAQNLLQPFNEEAADPSPYNF from the coding sequence ATGAACGCAGCCGTACACGCCCGCGCAGAACGCAAAACCTCACGCAAGGAACAGATTCTGCAGGCTCTGGCGCACATGCTGGAAACCGGCCCCGGCGCCCGCATTACCACCGCGGCGCTGGCCCGCGAAGTGGGTGTCTCAGAGGCGGCGCTATACCGCCATTTCCCCAGCAAAGCCCGCATGTTTGAAGGGCTGATCAAGTTTATAGAAGATACCCTGTTCACGCGTATCAACAAGATCCTGCAGGACGACCTGACCACTTCTCAGCGCTGTGAAAAGATCCTCACCCTGTTGGTGACCTTTGCCGAAAAGAATCCCGGTATGACCCGCCTGATGACGGGCGATGCGTTGACTGGCGAAACAGATCGCCTGCGCGCTCGTATCAGTCAGTTGTTTGATCGACTGGAAGCCCAGCTGAAGCAGGTGCTGCGCGAAGCGCAGATCCGGGAAGGCATGAAACCACCAGTATCCCCGGCTGTGCTGGCCAATCTGCTGCTGGCCAGTGCCGAAGGGCGGCTGGTGCAGTTTGTACGCAGCGAATTTGCGCACAAACCCACCGAGCACTGGGAGGAACAGTGGGCCTATCTGGCGCAGAACCTGCTGCAGCCGTTTAATGAAGAAGCGGCCGACCCCAGTCCCTATAATTTCTGA
- a CDS encoding YicC/YloC family endoribonuclease, with protein sequence MAASMTAFARKQQEYDWGTLSWEIRSVNHRYLEPGLRLPELLRPLEPAIRDALRKAIARGKVDCQVRIQTREETTRQEELDLGIVGQLSDMSQQVHQLIPGASPLSVHEILRWPGVLQEHEVDATPIQRDAMALLQETLRDFNTARQREGEELAQLIRQRLAAITAIVSNIRERLPEILQRQQDNIRTRLDALKTELDPTRLEQEIVLLAQKADVDEELDRLATHVAEVERVLGTNEPIGRRLDFLMQELNREANTLSSKSIVAETTLNAVELKVLIEQMREQIQNIE encoded by the coding sequence ATGGCAGCCAGCATGACCGCTTTCGCCAGAAAGCAGCAGGAATACGATTGGGGCACCCTGAGCTGGGAGATCCGCTCGGTCAACCATCGCTACCTGGAACCTGGCCTGCGCCTGCCGGAATTGCTGCGTCCCCTGGAACCGGCGATCCGTGACGCTCTGCGCAAAGCCATCGCCCGCGGCAAGGTAGACTGTCAGGTGCGCATTCAGACCCGCGAAGAAACCACTCGTCAGGAAGAACTTGACCTTGGCATAGTCGGCCAGCTCAGCGACATGAGCCAGCAGGTACACCAGCTGATCCCGGGTGCCAGCCCGCTCAGCGTACACGAGATCCTGCGCTGGCCTGGCGTACTGCAGGAACACGAAGTGGATGCCACCCCCATTCAGCGCGACGCCATGGCACTGTTGCAGGAAACCCTGCGCGACTTCAACACGGCCCGCCAGCGCGAGGGCGAAGAGCTGGCCCAACTGATCCGACAGCGACTGGCTGCCATTACCGCCATCGTCAGCAATATCCGCGAACGTCTACCCGAGATCCTGCAGCGCCAGCAGGACAATATCCGCACTCGCCTGGATGCGCTGAAGACAGAACTCGATCCCACCCGCCTGGAACAGGAAATTGTACTGCTGGCCCAGAAGGCCGATGTGGATGAAGAGCTGGATCGTCTGGCCACGCATGTCGCTGAGGTGGAACGTGTACTGGGCACCAACGAGCCGATCGGCCGCCGCCTGGACTTTCTGATGCAGGAGCTGAATCGGGAGGCCAATACCTTATCGTCCAAGTCGATTGTCGCAGAGACTACGCTGAACGCCGTGGAGCTGAAGGTGCTGATTGAGCAGATGCGGGAGCAGATCCAGAATATTGAGTAA
- a CDS encoding methyltransferase, with protein MTDQTTYMADFMTAFQTLERWGPGSDADTLRALQQVPGKPQRIADIGCGKGLATLLLAQHTQAHITAIDTEAGALARLLSTWA; from the coding sequence ATGACCGACCAAACCACCTACATGGCCGACTTCATGACGGCCTTCCAAACCCTGGAACGCTGGGGCCCCGGCAGCGATGCCGACACCCTGCGGGCGCTGCAGCAGGTGCCGGGCAAACCACAGCGCATCGCCGACATTGGCTGCGGCAAAGGGCTCGCCACCCTGCTGCTGGCGCAACACACGCAGGCACACATCACCGCCATTGATACCGAAGCCGGCGCGCTGGCCCGTCTGTTGTCGACCTGGGCCTGA
- the rph gene encoding ribonuclease PH, translating into MTRPSQRAANQLRDIRLTRHYTKHAEGSVLVEFGDTKVICTASVEASVPRFLKGTGQGWVTAEYGMLPRSTGSRMDREAARGKQGGRTLEIQRLIGRSLRAALDMNLLGENTIKLDCDVIQADGGTRTASITGACVALYDAVGVMLERKLIKQNPIKQLIGSVSVGVYKGMPVLDLDYAEDSTAETDMNVVMNDAGRFIEVQGTAEEGDFDFGQLQQMMELAQQGIEQLIATQREALGLS; encoded by the coding sequence ATCACCCGCCCCAGCCAGCGCGCCGCCAATCAACTGCGCGATATTCGCCTCACCCGCCATTACACCAAGCACGCTGAAGGCTCGGTGCTGGTGGAGTTTGGCGACACCAAGGTGATTTGTACTGCCAGTGTTGAAGCCAGTGTGCCGCGATTTTTGAAAGGCACAGGGCAGGGCTGGGTGACGGCGGAGTATGGCATGCTGCCACGCTCGACCGGCAGCCGGATGGATCGTGAGGCGGCGCGTGGCAAGCAGGGCGGCCGTACGCTCGAGATTCAGCGTTTGATTGGTCGCTCTTTGCGGGCGGCACTGGACATGAATCTGCTGGGTGAGAACACCATCAAGCTGGACTGCGATGTAATTCAGGCGGATGGCGGCACACGCACCGCCTCAATCACCGGCGCCTGTGTCGCCTTGTACGATGCGGTGGGCGTGATGCTGGAACGCAAACTGATCAAACAAAATCCAATCAAACAGCTGATCGGGTCGGTATCGGTGGGTGTTTATAAGGGCATGCCGGTGCTGGACCTGGATTATGCAGAAGATTCAACGGCAGAGACCGACATGAATGTAGTAATGAACGACGCCGGACGTTTCATTGAAGTGCAAGGCACGGCAGAAGAGGGTGATTTTGACTTTGGGCAACTGCAGCAAATGATGGAGCTTGCACAGCAGGGCATTGAGCAGTTGATTGCCACGCAAAGGGAGGCGCTGGGTCTGTCATGA
- the pyrE gene encoding orotate phosphoribosyltransferase, whose amino-acid sequence MQPYQLRFLEYAIEHEILRFGEFTLKSGRVSPYFFNAGLFNTGEALAFIGSSYATALNASGLNYDLLFGPAYKGIPLVSVTAAALASEHQVNKPYCFNRKEAKTHGEGGQMVGSPLQGRVLIVDDVITAGTAIREVMAMIAEAGAKPAGILVALDRQEKGQGELSAIQEIEKEFHVPVLSLINLNQIISYLQMQQDEDLKAFLPAIRNYRQRYGV is encoded by the coding sequence CTGCAACCGTATCAGTTGCGGTTTCTGGAGTACGCAATCGAGCATGAGATACTTCGCTTTGGCGAATTTACATTAAAGTCCGGGCGAGTAAGCCCTTACTTTTTTAACGCTGGTCTGTTTAATACCGGTGAGGCGTTGGCTTTTATCGGCAGTAGTTATGCGACGGCGCTCAATGCCAGCGGGCTGAACTATGATCTGTTGTTCGGGCCGGCTTACAAGGGCATTCCGCTGGTATCGGTGACGGCCGCAGCTTTGGCCAGTGAGCATCAGGTCAATAAGCCTTACTGCTTTAACCGTAAGGAAGCCAAGACCCATGGCGAAGGTGGCCAGATGGTGGGCTCACCGTTGCAGGGCCGGGTGCTGATTGTTGATGACGTGATTACGGCAGGTACGGCGATTCGCGAAGTCATGGCCATGATTGCAGAGGCGGGCGCCAAACCGGCGGGCATTCTGGTGGCGCTGGACCGGCAGGAAAAGGGTCAGGGTGAGTTGTCGGCCATTCAGGAGATCGAGAAGGAGTTCCATGTGCCGGTGCTCAGTCTGATCAACCTGAATCAGATCATCAGCTACCTGCAGATGCAGCAGGATGAGGATTTGAAGGCTTTTTTGCCGGCTATCCGTAATTACCGTCAGCGATACGGGGTCTGA
- a CDS encoding type II toxin-antitoxin system ParD family antitoxin, whose protein sequence is MKLEAAVAKNISISLGAHFDEFIAQQIQSGRYGSASEVVRTGLRMLEEAEIRRQHLRRLLSEGEKSGFVDYDYNSLMDELDKESH, encoded by the coding sequence ATGAAGCTGGAGGCGGCCGTGGCTAAAAACATCAGCATTTCCCTTGGCGCTCATTTTGATGAGTTTATTGCTCAGCAAATCCAGAGCGGGCGTTATGGTTCCGCCAGCGAGGTTGTGCGCACCGGGCTCCGGATGCTTGAAGAGGCAGAAATCCGCCGCCAGCATTTGCGTCGGTTGCTGTCGGAAGGGGAAAAGAGCGGATTTGTCGATTACGACTATAATTCTCTTATGGACGAACTGGACAAAGAATCGCATTGA
- the argB gene encoding acetylglutamate kinase has product MPLDLAAAKNIANVLTEALPYIQQFTGCTIVVKYGGNAMTDETLKNSFARDIVMMKLVGMNPVVVHGGGPQIGSLLERLNIQSEFIEGQRVTDSQTMDVVEMVLGGLVNQEIVALLNKNGGKAIGITGKDGNLIKATKLMKKKTGDNGEADTLLDLGQVGTVAGINKEVLNMIEHSDFIPVIAPIGVDENGATYNINADTVAGEIAKVLGAEKLMLLTNISGVMDKQGTVLTGLTTGQVDELISDGTIYGGMLPKIRCALDAVNNGVKSAHIIDGRVEHAVLLEIFTHTGVGTLISNIRKVGEDH; this is encoded by the coding sequence ATGCCCCTGGATCTTGCCGCCGCTAAAAACATCGCCAATGTACTGACCGAAGCACTGCCTTATATTCAACAGTTTACCGGTTGCACCATCGTGGTTAAGTACGGCGGCAATGCCATGACCGACGAAACCCTGAAAAACAGCTTTGCCCGCGATATTGTGATGATGAAGCTGGTGGGCATGAATCCGGTGGTTGTACATGGCGGAGGCCCACAGATCGGTTCTTTGCTGGAGCGCCTGAATATCCAGTCTGAATTCATCGAAGGCCAGCGCGTCACAGACAGCCAGACCATGGATGTGGTGGAGATGGTGCTGGGCGGCCTGGTGAATCAGGAAATTGTGGCACTGCTGAATAAGAACGGCGGCAAGGCTATTGGTATTACCGGCAAGGATGGCAACCTTATCAAAGCCACCAAGCTGATGAAAAAGAAGACCGGCGATAATGGCGAGGCCGACACATTGCTGGATCTTGGCCAGGTCGGCACGGTAGCTGGCATCAATAAAGAAGTGCTCAACATGATTGAGCACAGTGATTTTATCCCGGTCATCGCCCCCATTGGCGTTGACGAAAACGGCGCCACCTACAATATCAACGCCGACACCGTGGCTGGCGAGATAGCCAAAGTGCTGGGTGCGGAGAAACTGATGCTGTTGACCAACATTTCCGGCGTCATGGACAAACAGGGAACGGTGCTGACCGGCCTGACCACAGGCCAGGTTGACGAACTGATCTCGGACGGCACCATTTACGGCGGCATGCTGCCCAAAATTCGCTGCGCACTGGATGCCGTCAACAACGGCGTAAAAAGTGCACATATCATCGATGGCCGCGTTGAACACGCCGTCCTGCTGGAGATCTTTACCCACACCGGCGTTGGCACGCTGATCAGCAACATCCGTAAAGTTGGAGAGGACCACTGA